A part of Hydrogenispora ethanolica genomic DNA contains:
- a CDS encoding IS110 family transposase codes for MDHIARYNPEQEEIVFGMEATGHYWLALYSHLVSEGYTVHVINPIQSDSLRSMYIRQAKTDAVDAFIIAEVIRFGRFSETTLSEPDIVALRQLCWFRFSMVDHPSDLKRQVITALDLIFPEYETIFSDMFGRSSKELLAEFTTPEEILAIDTEKLAQLLSTTSRGRFGRCKAEEIQAKARQSFGIKHGTEAIAFQIRQLVAQIQFLEKQLAELETKIGSYYERFSCPVHTTPGVGPTLGATILGEIGDINRFSSPAKTGCVCRN; via the coding sequence TTGGACCATATCGCCCGCTACAATCCGGAGCAAGAGGAAATCGTATTTGGAATGGAGGCAACCGGCCATTATTGGCTGGCGTTATACTCTCACCTGGTATCGGAAGGATATACGGTACATGTCATCAACCCGATCCAATCGGACAGCTTGAGGAGCATGTATATCCGGCAGGCCAAGACCGATGCAGTGGATGCCTTTATCATCGCCGAAGTCATTCGGTTTGGACGGTTTTCGGAGACGACATTATCCGAACCCGATATCGTGGCATTACGGCAGTTATGCTGGTTTCGGTTTTCGATGGTGGATCACCCATCGGATCTCAAACGGCAAGTAATTACTGCCTTGGATCTGATTTTTCCCGAGTATGAAACGATATTTTCCGATATGTTTGGCCGTTCCTCGAAAGAATTGTTAGCAGAGTTCACCACACCGGAAGAAATCCTGGCGATTGACACGGAAAAACTGGCCCAACTTCTATCCACGACCAGCAGGGGCCGTTTTGGACGTTGCAAGGCGGAAGAAATTCAAGCCAAAGCTCGTCAATCGTTTGGGATTAAACATGGAACGGAGGCCATCGCTTTTCAAATCCGCCAGTTGGTAGCCCAGATTCAGTTTCTAGAAAAGCAGTTAGCAGAGTTAGAGACCAAAATCGGGAGCTATTATGAACGGTTTTCATGCCCGGTGCACACCACGCCCGGAGTCGGTCCTACTTTAGGAGCGACGATATTGGGAGAAATCGGAGATATTAACCGGTTTAGCAGTCCAGCGAAAACTGGTTGCGTTTGCCGGAATTGA
- a CDS encoding transposase, with product MKQSGDFNGTRNRMSKRGSTYLRRAVWLAATTAVLHDPVMAEFFQKKRSEGKTYRTAIRAVCRKLLYVMFALMKSGEPYRILST from the coding sequence GTGAAACAGTCGGGAGACTTCAATGGCACCCGGAATCGGATGTCGAAACGGGGTTCGACATATTTACGGAGAGCGGTCTGGTTGGCGGCTACAACAGCGGTTCTCCATGACCCGGTGATGGCCGAATTCTTTCAGAAAAAACGTTCGGAAGGAAAAACCTACCGAACCGCTATTAGAGCCGTTTGTCGCAAATTACTTTACGTGATGTTTGCTTTGATGAAGTCTGGTGAACCCTATCGTATTCTTTCCACTTAA